The DNA sequence CCGCGTCGAGGATGCAGCGGAGCAGCACGGCCCCCGGCGCCTGGACCCGGTTGACGATGAATCCCGGCACGTCTTTGTTGACACGCACGGGTTTCTTGCCGCATTTCACGCAGAAACCGAAGGCGGCCTCCATGGTCTCCTCCGAAGTGTGCGCGGACCGTATCACCTCGACGGTGGGCATGAGCACGGCGGGGTTGAAATAGTGCAGGCCGACCACCTGCCCGGGCCGGCCCGTGGCCCCGGCGATTTCGGTGATGCTCATGGTCGAGGTGTTCGAGGCGAGGATGGCGTGCGGAGGCGCCAGCGTGTCGAGTTCGCGGAACAGTTTTTTCTTGAGGTCCATGAGTTCGGGCACCGCCTCAATCACAAGGTCGGCGCCGCGCACGGCCTCCCCGAGGTCGGCGGTGACCGAGAGCAGCTCATGCCGGATCAGGTCGTGGTGTTCCTGGCGAATACGCCCCTTCTCCACGAACTTCCTCAGGCTCTCCCAGATTCTCGCCGCGCCCCGCGCCGCCAGTTCCGGGGTGACATCCCGCAGGCAGACCCGGAACCCCGCCAGCAGGGCGCTCTCCGCAATGCCGTGCCCCATGTCCCCCGCGCCAATCACGGCCACAACTTTCAATTCATTCACGTCCATGGAACCGTCTCCCTCTGTTTGGCCTCACACTGCCGGCATGCCAGACCGCCGCCACGCCACTGTGGCGTGCGCCGGGAAGAGCATATCAGAAAAATGCGAAAAAGCGGAGCGCTCTTGACAAGCCCATTTTTCACCGGCATAATCACGTCGGCGGGAAAGCCCGGTACCGTTGATAATATTAACATTTTGTGTTAACATTATTGGGAAAGGAGGGGGGTGGACATTGTCTTCCGGACGCGGAAGCTTCAGCGGATGTGCTCCGAGGAGAGGGAAATGGCGCGGGAATTGGGCCCCAAAATGACGGCCAAACTACGGCGGCGGCTCATGGAAATGCGCGGCGCCGACACGCTGGCCGACCTTTCGCATCTGCCCCCGATGCGGTGCCATGAGGAAAGCCACAACCGGGCGGGGCAGTTTTCCGTGGACCTGGAGCACCCCATGCGGCTTATTTTTGTCCCGGCAAACGATCCTGTGCCAAGAAGACCCGACGGTGGAATTGACCGCGAAAAAGTCACCGCCGTTGAAATCATCGAGATAACCGACCCCCATCCCAAGAGGTGAGCATGAAAGCGCAAAGGACCTATTCTTTTGAACCGGACTACGCGGTCCCCCCGGGCGAGACCCTGCGCGAGGTCATGGAGTCGCTGGGCATGAACCAGACGGAACTGGCCGTCCGCACGGGTCTCACCGTGCAGACGCTGATCCGTGTCTTCAACGGCGACCAGCCAATCACCTATGAGACCGCAAACAGGCTTGAACTGGTGACGGGTGTGCCCGCCCGGATGTGGAACAACCTGGAGGCCCTCTACCGCGAACAATTGACGCGGCTCGCGGAGCGCGAACACCTGAAGGCGGACCTGGAATGGCTCAAGACCATCCCCACCCGGGAACTCATCGAGCGCGGCCTGGTCCAGGCGGAAACGGACAAGATTGCCCTGCTGCGGGGTGTGCTGGCCTTCTACGGGGTCAGCAGTGTGGCCGCCTGGCGCGGGATATGGGAAAACCCGGCCGTGGCCGCACGGCGCTCCCCGTGCTTCGAGACGCGCCCCGGCCCGGCCTCGGCCTGGATTCGGCAGGGCGAGCTCCAGGCGCAGGCCATAACCTGCGCGCCGTATGACAGGGAGCTTTTCCAGCAGGCCATGCCCAGGATACGGTCCCTGACCAAAGAGACTCCGGAAGTGTTCGCGCCGGAGCTGCGGCGCCTTTGCGCCGAAGCGGGTGTCGCCGTGGCATTGGTCCGTGAAATGAAAAAAGTCCCCTGGAACGGCGCCACAAAATGGCTGAGCCCGCACAAGGCCATGATCCTGCTGAGTCTGCGCGGGAAGGGCGAGGACCGGTTCTGGTTCTCCTTTTTCCACGAGGCGGGCCATGTCCTGAACGACAACAAACGGCTCCTGCTGGTGAACGACGGTGACGACTCGGACGGGCGCGAGGCGAAGGCCAACCGTTTCGCCGCGGACACACTGATTCCGCCACAGTTCAATGACCGGGTCCGCGCCTGCAAAACAGCGTCGGATATTGTCAGGCTGGCCGGGGTGCTTGGCGTGGCGCCGGGCATTGTCGCCGGGAGATACCAGTATTTAACGGAGAAGTGGGGTGTCTTCAAGGAGAGCATTCGGCCATTGCAGTGGGTGAGGGGGTAAAACGTCTTTTTCGGGATTTGCATCCACACACCCAGTGACGCATGTGGAGGCCGCCACGCCGCCGGACCCCTTGACAACCCACATGGGTGACGGCATAATCACGGCGGCGGGCGGCCCCGCCGGGCAGTACCCGTTGTAAACCGGCCACAACGCATGGAGCACGACATGGACTTCTCGATTACCAGTGAGATGCAGGCGGTATTGGACAGGGTGCGGGCGTTTGTGGAGGGGGAACTGTTTCCCCTGGAGCCGCGCTTTTTGCAGGAGGGCTTCGGGGCGCTGCTCCCCGAGCTGGACGCGCTGCGGGGCCGGGTGCGGGAGGCGGGCCTCTCGATCCCGCAGATTGAAAAAGAGCACGGGGGCATGGGCCTGAGCGTGCTGGAGCACGGACTGGTGAGCGCGGAGCTTGGCCGCAGTCCCATGGGGCATTACGTGTTCAACTGCCAGGCGCCGGACGCGGGGAACATGGAAATCCTGATCAAATACGGCACGGAGGAGCAGCGGGCGCGGTATCTGAAGCCGCTGCTGGCGGGCGAAATCCGGAGCTGCTACGGGATGACCGAGCCGGACCATCCGGGATCGAACCCGGTGTGGATGGGGACCACGGCGGTGAAGGACGGGGACGACTTCGTCATCAACGGGAAGAAGTGGTGGGCGACGGGCGCCGACGGCGCCACTTTCGCCATCGTCATGGCCGTGACCAACCCGGACGCGCCGCTCCACCTGCGGGCGAGCCAGATCATCGTGCCCATGGACGCGCCCGGCTTCAGCGTGTCGGCGATCACGCCGTTCATGGGCCACAAGGGCGAGGGCTGGGCGAGCCACGGCGAGCTGCTGCTGGAGAATGTGCGCGTGCCGCAAAGCAGCCTGCTGGGCCCGGAGGGCGCGGGCTTCCTCATCGCCCAGGAGCGGCTGGGGCCGGGCCGCATCCACCACTGCATGCGCTGGATTGGCGTGTGCGAGCGCTGCTTCGAGCTGATGTGCCGGTACGCGGTGCGGCGCGAGGTCGCGCCGGGGCACCCGCTGGCCACGCGCCAGTTCGTCCAGGGCTGGGTGGCGGAGAGCCGCGCGGAGATAGACGCGGCGCGGCTGATGGTCCTGCACGCCGCGTGGATGATTGACAAGGTGGGGCCGAAGGAGGCGCGGGACAACGTGTCGCTGATCAAGTTCACCGTGGCCAACACGATGATGCGGGTGATAGACCGCGCCCTGCAGGTCTACGGCGGGCTGGGCGTGTCGGACTACACGCCGCTTGCGCTGTTCTACCGCACGGAGCGCGCGGGCCGCATCTATGACGGCGCGGACGAGGTGCACAAGATTTCCGTGGCAAAGCGCATCCTGCGCGGATATGCGGAGGCCCCCAATGGCTGAACTGCTGGACATTCCCGGACCCGTCCGCGCGGGGGAGGAACTGGACGCGGAAAAGCTTCAGGCTTTCCTCCGGGAGGCGGTCCCCGGCCTGGGGGGTCCGCTGGAGATTTGGCAGTTCACCAGCGGCTACTCGAACCTCACCTACCTCCTGCGCGCCGGGGAAACGGAACTGGTGCTGCGCCGCCCGCCCGTGGGCAGCACGGTGAAGGCCGCCCACGACATGTCCCGCGAATACCGCGTGCTCTCCGCGCTGCGCCCGGTGTACCCGGCCGTCCCCAAACCCGTGGCCTACTGCGACGACCCCGGCGTGCTGGGCGCGCCGTTCTATGTCATGGAGCGCGTCCG is a window from the Candidatus Hydrogenedentota bacterium genome containing:
- a CDS encoding helix-turn-helix domain-containing protein, yielding MKAQRTYSFEPDYAVPPGETLREVMESLGMNQTELAVRTGLTVQTLIRVFNGDQPITYETANRLELVTGVPARMWNNLEALYREQLTRLAEREHLKADLEWLKTIPTRELIERGLVQAETDKIALLRGVLAFYGVSSVAAWRGIWENPAVAARRSPCFETRPGPASAWIRQGELQAQAITCAPYDRELFQQAMPRIRSLTKETPEVFAPELRRLCAEAGVAVALVREMKKVPWNGATKWLSPHKAMILLSLRGKGEDRFWFSFFHEAGHVLNDNKRLLLVNDGDDSDGREAKANRFAADTLIPPQFNDRVRACKTASDIVRLAGVLGVAPGIVAGRYQYLTEKWGVFKESIRPLQWVRG
- a CDS encoding killer suppression protein, which encodes MDIVFRTRKLQRMCSEEREMARELGPKMTAKLRRRLMEMRGADTLADLSHLPPMRCHEESHNRAGQFSVDLEHPMRLIFVPANDPVPRRPDGGIDREKVTAVEIIEITDPHPKR
- a CDS encoding 3-hydroxyacyl-CoA dehydrogenase family protein: MDVNELKVVAVIGAGDMGHGIAESALLAGFRVCLRDVTPELAARGAARIWESLRKFVEKGRIRQEHHDLIRHELLSVTADLGEAVRGADLVIEAVPELMDLKKKLFRELDTLAPPHAILASNTSTMSITEIAGATGRPGQVVGLHYFNPAVLMPTVEVIRSAHTSEETMEAAFGFCVKCGKKPVRVNKDVPGFIVNRVQAPGAVLLRCILDAGVIPPEAVDAVMRGLGMPMGPFEVMDYTGLDVNVNAANYFAETVHPDYAPGRVLLELVAAGHLGKKTGRGIFDWSGGRPKIDLSLNAEGFSPVDLAAVAANEAAKLIEMGVADAETIDRAVVGGMGFAIGPIAAVQGFGPADLAARLENLAAVHGREIFQPCDTIRAGGYKTA
- a CDS encoding acyl-CoA dehydrogenase family protein is translated as MDFSITSEMQAVLDRVRAFVEGELFPLEPRFLQEGFGALLPELDALRGRVREAGLSIPQIEKEHGGMGLSVLEHGLVSAELGRSPMGHYVFNCQAPDAGNMEILIKYGTEEQRARYLKPLLAGEIRSCYGMTEPDHPGSNPVWMGTTAVKDGDDFVINGKKWWATGADGATFAIVMAVTNPDAPLHLRASQIIVPMDAPGFSVSAITPFMGHKGEGWASHGELLLENVRVPQSSLLGPEGAGFLIAQERLGPGRIHHCMRWIGVCERCFELMCRYAVRREVAPGHPLATRQFVQGWVAESRAEIDAARLMVLHAAWMIDKVGPKEARDNVSLIKFTVANTMMRVIDRALQVYGGLGVSDYTPLALFYRTERAGRIYDGADEVHKISVAKRILRGYAEAPNG